The genomic DNA CATAAAGTGATGCCCGCACTAGAGAAAATTGAAAAGCAACAATTTTCGGAGACGATACGGCTTATGAAAGAAGCAGGTGATCTCGGCTTAATTAGTGCAGATATTCCAGAGGAAGATGGAGGACTTGACCTAGGTAAAGTAAGCGCGGCAATCATTTCAGAAATAATGGCTCTTGGCCGCTCATTTTCAATTACTTTTGGCGGACAGACTGGCATTGGTGCGTTACCGATCGCTTATTTTGGCACAGAAAAACAAAAGCAAATCTACTTGCCACGTATTTTAGCAGGTGAAATGATCGCCGCGTACGCCTTGACAGAGCCTTCCTCTGGAACGGATGCAATGAGTATAAAGACAAAAGCGGTTTTATCAACATGCGGCACATATTATGTCTTAAATGGTGAAAAGCAATGGATTACAAATTCAGCGTTTGCAGACGTATTTATCGTATATGCAAAAGTGAATGGAGAAAAATTTACCGCTTTTATCGTTGAGAAAGACTACGAGGGTGTGACAACTAGTACTGAAGAGAAGAAAATGGGGCTAAATGGTTCGTCTACACGCTCACTTATTTTAGATAACGTAAAAGTACCAGCAGATAATATTATCGGTGAAGTCGGTCGTGGACATGTGATCGCATTTAATGTTTTAAATATTGGCCGTCATAAAATCGCCGCGTCCTCATTAGGAACAGCAAAGCGTTCGCTCGAACTTGCAGTAAAATACGCAAATGAACGAAAACAGTTCGGACGGCTATTATCGAATTTTAACTTAATAAAAGATAAAATTGCCACTATGGCGACAAAAATATATGCAAATGAAAGTGTCATTTATCGAACAGCAGGGGCAATACAGACAGGATTTGAAAACATGAAAAAGACAGGCGCTCATTTTGCTGAAACAATTGCCCAGTATGTTGTTGAATGTTCAATTAATAAAATCATGTCGACTGAAATATTAGATTTTGTCGTTGATGAAGCGGTGCAAATTCACGGTGGATACGGATATATGGCAGAATATGAAGTCGAGACACTGTATCGTGATTCGCGAATCAACCGAATCTTTGAAGGGACAAATGAAATCAATCGAATCTTAATTGCGTCAACATTATTAAAAGAGTACATGCAGGCAACGCAAAAAGAAAATGATGCAGACGGTCTGCTGCGGGAAGAAAGAATGCTCCTTCAGCAGATGAAAAAGCTCTATCATTCAACGATATTCAATGTGCAGGAAAATGCTCTGCATCATTTTAACATTGAACAAGAAGTAGCTGCATTCATTACTGATGTAGTCATTAGTATATATGCAATCGAAAGTGTCATTTTAAGAACAGAAAAGGCAATAAAAACTTCCACGCAAGAACATGTTCGTCAAAAAATTGACTATACGAAATTATTTGTCTATGAAACATCTCAATTAATCGGGCTTAAAGCGTTAAACATTTCCCATCATATACGGGCAGAAGATACATTTTCTAAGATGGCAAGTCAGCTTATCATGAAATGTCCCGAAAATATCGTCGATTTAAAACGAAGGATTGCTGATACAGTAATTGCATCGGAAAAGTATATTTCCAGGGAAAAGGCTGTTTTTTAAACAACGTTCAGACTGTTAATAAACGCTCGGATTGTTAGCTTCGTTATAAGCTCCTGAATCGTATGTTCTATTTGCTTCCGTCTCGTTGCTCGCACCTACTGACAAGTGTTTCTAAACGAGTCTGTGTCAAATTATGACTTTGTCTACAAGCTCAAGAAAAAGCTGTTTTTTGAAACAGCTTTTTTACCTTTAAAGTAGCTAAATCAAGGTAAGGTTCAACTCGAATGACAGGGATTTTAATCAACATTGGCGAAATAACTTTTACTATCTATATTTATAGAGCAGCTAAATCATATAGAAAGGAAGTGTAAAGATGTGAATAAAAAAGAGCGATTAATGAGAAGAATTGATCACCATCTTCGGATTACGGCTAGAAATTTAGTGAAATTTAATACTAGAGAGGAAACGTTTCATTTCTTAATTAACTCTTTCAAAGAAGAACTCCCTTGTGATAGTGTTTTTATTTTATTAAAAGAAGGAGATCAATTAATACACGGTGCTTTAAACAATGCTTCTTCTTTGTTCAAACAATTCTTTCCGCTGCCGATAAAAAACTGTAGTCACGACATGTTAGAAAAAAGTTTGACGTATACTCAACTAGAAAAACAAGATTGTGTGTTAACTTTACTGTTAAAGCAAGAGAAATTAAAGACGTGGTTTACAGTCCCAATTATTGATAATGGAATG from Bacillus aquiflavi includes the following:
- a CDS encoding acyl-CoA dehydrogenase family protein produces the protein MRNKHFLFDDMLPEEIFTPEDFHEEHKMLADTTMKFINHKVMPALEKIEKQQFSETIRLMKEAGDLGLISADIPEEDGGLDLGKVSAAIISEIMALGRSFSITFGGQTGIGALPIAYFGTEKQKQIYLPRILAGEMIAAYALTEPSSGTDAMSIKTKAVLSTCGTYYVLNGEKQWITNSAFADVFIVYAKVNGEKFTAFIVEKDYEGVTTSTEEKKMGLNGSSTRSLILDNVKVPADNIIGEVGRGHVIAFNVLNIGRHKIAASSLGTAKRSLELAVKYANERKQFGRLLSNFNLIKDKIATMATKIYANESVIYRTAGAIQTGFENMKKTGAHFAETIAQYVVECSINKIMSTEILDFVVDEAVQIHGGYGYMAEYEVETLYRDSRINRIFEGTNEINRILIASTLLKEYMQATQKENDADGLLREERMLLQQMKKLYHSTIFNVQENALHHFNIEQEVAAFITDVVISIYAIESVILRTEKAIKTSTQEHVRQKIDYTKLFVYETSQLIGLKALNISHHIRAEDTFSKMASQLIMKCPENIVDLKRRIADTVIASEKYISREKAVF